The following proteins are encoded in a genomic region of Toxotes jaculatrix isolate fToxJac2 chromosome 3, fToxJac2.pri, whole genome shotgun sequence:
- the LOC121178771 gene encoding zinc finger BED domain-containing protein 4-like, with translation MSWVCRMEFCLIMDRSRKFSPVWNNFDLVTPNKVKCRLCSTELSYINKSTSSMLRHYRARHGNEELADTRESTPVPNKQAVDEAVVNMIIKDCQPLSFVENEGFRELLKLILPSYALPSRKTIKDLVSQRYEEEKEKTKKDLQSAVAVTLTADMWTSMNMEAYLTFVSQ, from the exons ATGTCGTGGGTTTGTCGGATGGAGTTTTGCTTGATCATGGATCGTTCTAGGAAGTTTTCCCCGGTGTGGAATAATTTTGATCTCGTGACGCCAAACAAG GTGAAGTGTCGGCTCTGCTCTACAGAGCTATCTTATATCAATAAGAGCACTTCATCAATGCTGAGGCATTATAGAGCTCGGCATGGCAATGAAGAATTGGCAGATACTCGTGAGAGTACCCCAG TTCCTAACAAGCAAGCAGTGGATGAGGCAGTGGTCAATATGATCATCAAAGACTGTCAGCCACTCAGCTTTGTTGAAAATGAGGGATTCAGGGAGCTCCTGAAGCTTATTCTACCCTCGTATGCTCTACCAAGCAGGAAG ACCATCAAGGACTTGGTGAGCCAGAGatatgaggaggaaaaggagaaaaccaAAAAGGACCTCCAGAGTGCCGTTGCTGTTACTTTAACAGCTGATATGTGGACGTCTATGAATATGGAGGCATATCTAACTtttgtttctcaataa
- the p4htmb gene encoding transmembrane prolyl 4-hydroxylase — MTDNQEAPDAEDTTPSGSATLPLRPPCDRLSCPKSSVCSRSYFVVVMVFFHVYIINVIALLFYVHYSSGQEDASRTRDAPSSNHQRPESRRPPSKPEFLRDVSLTRLEGIRVGHVQRVSLVPGKVHEMRTLSLKPLLFEIPGFLSEDECRVVMQLAQLKGLMESQLMVQDGQEELAKELNLSPEEIFNLLDINQDGQLQLHEILTHSRVRDGIWLTPENLREIYAGLKADKDGNGLLSLEEFRLLSNDAFQRFLLQQGVKRSQLVRNSRHTWLYQGKGAHQVLQDIKARVTRLTRLPPTLVDLSEPLQVVRYEEGGHYHAHHDSGPVYPETACTHTRLAANTSTPFETSCRYITVLFYLNSVEGGGETAFPVADNRTYDEVSLIQNDVDLLDTRRNCDKSNLRVKPMKGTAVFWYNYLSDGRGWVGEQDEYALHGGCVVTHGTKWVANKWINIDPDYQRQARYQQLVSQQPEEEEEEEDEGLTLNPDTQSPDIHQDL; from the exons ATGACTGACAATCAGGAAGCCCCAGATGCTGAGGATACGACTCCGTCCGGGAGCGCGACCTTGCCGCTCCGGCCGCCGTGCGATCGCCTCTCTTGCCCCAAGAGCAGCGTGTGTTCCCGCTCCTACTTCGTGGTGGTCATGGTGTTTTTCCACGTTTACATCATTAATGTTATAGCACTGCTGTTTTACGTGCACTACAGCAGCGGGCAGGAGGATGCGAGCCGGACTCGTGATGCTCCCAGCAGTAACCACCAGCGCCCCGAGTCGCGACGTCCGCCATCAAAACCGGAGTTTCTGCGTGATGTTTCCCTCACAAGGTTAGAGGGAATAAGG gtgggACATGTCCAGAGGGTTTCACTGGTACCAGGCAAGGTACATGAAATGCGCACTCTGAGTCTGAAGCCCCTGCTGTTTG AAATCCCTGGGTTTCTGTCGGAGGATGAGTGCCGTGTTGTGATGCAGCTGGCACAGCTAAAGGGCCTGATGGAAAGTCAGTTAATGGTGCAAGATGGTCAGGAAGAGCTGGCCAAGGAGCTCAACCTCAGCCCAGAGGAGATTTTCAACCTTCTTGATATCAACCAGGATGGACAATTGCAGCTCCACGAG ATACTGACTCACTCTCGAGTGAGGGACGGCATTTGGCTTACACCGGAGAACCTGCGAGAAATCTATGCGGGGCTCAAAGCTGACAAGGATGGTAATG GTTTGCTGAGTCTGGAAGAGTTCAGGCTTCTGAGCAATGATGCCTTCCAGCGCTTCCTGCTGCAGCAAGGGGTGAAAAGAAGTCAGCTGGTGAGGAACAGCAGACACACCTGGCTCTACCAGGGCAAAGGAGCACACCAGGTCCTCCAAGACATCAAAGCGAG GGTCACTCGCCTCACCCGGCTCCCGCCCACATTGGTGGACCTCAGTGAGCCGCTCCAAGTGGTTCGCTATGAGGAAGGGGGTCACTACCACGCCCACCATGACAGCGGCCCTGTCTATCCCGAaactgcctgcacacacacacgccttgcGGCGAACACCTCCACCCCTTTTGAGACGTCTTGCAG GTACATCACAGTTCTCTTCTACCTGAACTCTGTTGAGGGGGGCGGGGAGACCGCATTCCCTGTGGCAGACAACAGGACCTATGATGAAGTG TCTCTCATACAGAACGACGTGGATCTTTTGGACACCAGGAGGAATTGTGACAAAAGTAACCTGAGGGTAAAGCCTATGAAAGGAACAGCTGTTTTCTGGTACAACTATCTTTCTGATGGAAGAG GTTGGGTGGGGGAGCAGGATGAATACGCTCTGCATGGAGGATGTGTGGTCACCCATGGAACTAAGTGGGTCGCCAATAAATGGATCAACATTGATCCGGATTACCAGCGGCAGGCTCGCTACCAGCAGCTGGTGTCAcagcagccagaggaggaggaggaggaggaggatgaaggtcTGACTCTGAACCCTGACACACAGAGTCCCGACATCCATCAAGACTTGTAG
- the slc26a6l gene encoding solute carrier family 26 member 6, like encodes MDSTRRFGKYRVEREVLDEQRLEEVTQRKTHSDTHPSLTGWIKDSLRCTVPKLKRSVVSILPVLYWLPKYSVWDYGMPDLISGISVGIMHLPQGMAYALLASLPPVFGLYTSLYPALIYFFFGTSRHISIGTFTVLSIMVGSVTERLAPDVDFLKVNGTNLTAEVDITARDSYRVQVAAATTVLGGLIQVVLGLVKFGFVGTYLSEPLVRAYTTAAAVHAVVAQLKYIFGVSPTRFSGPLSLVYTLKDVCSSLPQTHLPTVVVSAVSTAFLIAAKELNSFLSRKLPVPVPVELITIVAGTLISNYAHLNSNYTVSVVGEIPSGLSPPSVPDVSIFGEVIGDAFALAIVGYAISISLGKTFALKHGYKVDSNQELVALGLSNTVGGFFQCYSVCPSMSRSLIQETTGGKTQMAGVASALIVLVTILKLGPLFQELPKAILAAIVIVNLKGMFKQYSDIVTLWRRSKIDLVVWLVTWVSALLLNLDVGLAASITFALLTVIFRTQLPTYSVLGNIPGTELYLDIETHKEAREIPGVTIFRSSATVYFANAELYLEALKEKSGLDISKMIIYKRRQEAKQKRRERRAERRAKRQAKRERRAQRSAKQLSSVPVFSVEEDAGWRDTCMDGNVANKEDQGWAERENGTVFVIPTTPRGSDGHCRWEYLKGGDPDCTSLGWMSELQDGDTTTLGSSSEDTLSRDLERVSLGSLGKWTWDIHSIILDLSTANFIDTVAIKTMKNIFQDFSEIDVDIYMAGCQTSVVEELERGNFFSESITKRHLFASVHDAVLYCLDHREATSFPRYETSVDMHISTKL; translated from the exons ATGGACTCTACACGCAGGTTTGGGAAATATAGAGTGGAGAGGGAAGTGCTGGATGAGCAAAGACTGGAAGAGGTAAcgcagagaaaaacacactctgacacTCACCCTTCTCTAACTGGATGGATCAAAGACTCTTTAAG ATGTACAGTACCTAAACTGAAACGAAGTGTAGTGAGCATCTTACCTGTTTTATACTGGTTGCCCAAGTACTCAGTCTGGGACTATGGCATGCCAGACCTCATATCTGGCATCAGTGTGGGCATAATGCACCTGCCTCAAG GTATGGCATATGCATTGTTGGCTTCCTTACCTCCTGTATTTGGGCTCTACACATCCCTCTATCCGGCGTTAATCTACTTCTTTTTTGGAACATCACGTCATATCTCCATTG GTACATTCACTGTGCTCAGCATCATGGTGGGTAGTGTGACAGAAAGACTTGCTCCAGATGTGGATTTCCTCAAAGTGAATGGGACTAACTTGACTGCAGAGGTTGACATCACTGCTCGGGACTCATACAGGGTGCAGGTAGCAGCTGCTACTACTGTCTTAGGAGGACTTATTCAG GTGGTACTGGGTTTGGTAAAGTTTGGATTTGTGGGAACATACTTGTCTGAGCCTCTGGTGCGGGCCTacacaacagctgctgcagtccaTGCTGTTGTGGCACAACTGAAGTACATCTTTGGCGTTTCACCCACACGGTTTAGTGGTCCGCTGTCACTGGTCTAT acTCTGAAAGATGTTTGCTCCTCACTGCCGCAGACTCATCTTCCCACTGTGGTGGTCAGTGCTGTGTCCACGGCGTTTCTCATTGCAGCCAAGGAACTCAACTCCTTTCTCAGTCGGAAGCTGCCAGTGCCTGTCCCAGTGGAGCTCATCACA ATTGTGGCTGGAACACTGATATCAAACTATGCCCACTTGAACAGTAACTACACTGTTTCAGTTGTTGGAGAAATTCCTAGTGG TTTAAGCCCCCCCAGCGTTCCAGATGTGAGCATTTTTGGAGAAGTCATTGGTGATGCTTTTGCACTGGCCATTGTTGGATATGCCATATCTATCTCACTTGGAAAAACTTTTGCACTGAAACACGGATACAAAGTGGATAGTAACCAG GAGCTGGTGGCCCTGGGTCTCAGTAATACAGTGGGAGGCTTTTTTCAGTGCtactctgtctgtccctccatGTCTCGAAGTCTCATCCAGGAAACCACTGGAGGAAAGACACAA ATGGCTGGAGTGGCCTCAGCTCTAATTGTGTTGGTGACCATACTGAAACTTGGACCGCTGTTCCAGGAGCTGCCAAag GCTATCCTTGCAGCAATTGTCATTGTAAATCTGAAGGGCATGTTCAAGCAGTACTCTGACATAGTCACACTGTGGAGGCGCAGCAAGATTGATCTG GTGGTGTGGTTGGTCACTTGGGTGTCAGCACTGCTCCTCAATCTGGATGTGGGTCTGGCAGCCTCCATCACCTTCGCTCTGCTCACTGTTATCTTCAGGACTCAGTT GCCAACATACTCTGTTCTGGGAAATATTCCAGGTACAGAACTATATCTGGATatagagacacacaaagag GCGAGAGAGATTCCAGGTGTTACTATATTCCGCTCCTCTGCTACTGTATATTTTGCAAATGCTGAGCTCTACCTTGAGGCCCTGAAAGAAAAG AGTGGGCTGGACATCAGTAAAATGATTATTTATAAGAGGAGGCAGGAGGCCAAACAGAAACGTAGAGAAAGGAGAGCCGAGAGACGGGCAAAGAGGCAGGCCAAGAGAGAG AGACGAGCACAAAGGTCAGCTAAACAGCTGTCTAGTGTTCCAGTGTTCTCTGTGGAGGAAGACGCCGGCTGGAGGGACACATGCATGGATGGGAACGTTGCAAACAAGGAAGATCAAGGCTGGGCTGAGAGAGAGAACGGGACAGTGTTTGTCATCCCAACCACTCCAAGAGGATCAGATGGCCACTGTAGATGGGAATACCTGAAAGGAGGAGATCCAGACTGCACAAGTTTAGGGTGGATGTCTGAGCTGCAGGACGGGGACACCACCACTCTGGGCTCCAGCAGTGAGGACACACTGAGTCGCGACCTGGAGCGGGTCTCTCTTGGTTCTCTGGGCAAGTGGACCTGGGATATTCACTCCATCATTCTTGACCTCTCCACAGCTAACTTCATTGACACAGTGGCTATCAAGACTATGAAAAAT ATTTTCCAGGACTTCAGTGAAATCGATGTGGATATCTACATGGCTGGTTGTCAGA CCTCCGTGGTGGAGGAGTTAGAGCGCGGCAACTTTTTCTCAGAGTCAATAACAAAGAGACATCTTTTTGCCTCCGTTCATGATGCTGTGCTTTACTGTCTGGACCATCGTGAAGCAACATCATTCCCCAGATACGAGACATCAGTG GACATGCACATCAGTACAAAACTATAA
- the kbtbd12 gene encoding kelch repeat and BTB domain-containing protein 12, translated as MDLTAKHGLVLLDQLRRMRETEHLTDVVLVAEGISFPCHRVVLSAFSPYFRVMFTCGLRECNNREVFLRDTPADSLALLLNYMYCSELPLTNSNVQGISIAAFLLQMDDVFTRCQQHMTENMDASNCLGVYYFARDLGAEELADQAQRFLRQYFVQVCQSEEILELEAHQLAKLLTSDDLNVSREETILDVVLRWVKHNPLMDGEVRIRHLPELLRKVRLPLISPDYLREAMKRNTALLADAECLEMVNEALEATAMHPSAAPRKLKLRYGMETTDLLLCVGNDSGGIRSRYGSYAERSFCYAPSTGRTYYITSPRYAEALGYVCAGVVTERNDIIVAGEASARRMARQKVMNVEIYRYKVEAQGSWERLTSAEYRDSYALGSLGDTLYLLGGQMRLKNQFLITNCVERWSLQGGPWRSAAPLPMPLAYHSVVRMKDRLYVIGGRTPQSYRMDDEPDRLSNRLLEYDPNTNKWTELGPMKYSKYRCSAVELNGEIYVMGGIGCEGVDRGQSRHCLDAVEIYNADGDYWRDGPPLPCAQLSLRTNASNAGVVGGKIYVCGYYKGADRHDDITKDILELDPWENRWTVVARRALMHDNYDVCLVANLNPRGLMSAPADLVKL; from the exons ATGGATCTTACAGCCAAACATGGGCTCGTGCTGCTCGACCagctgaggaggatgagggagaCTGAGCATCTGACAGATGTGGTGTTAGTGGCTGAGGGGATCAGCTTTCCCTGTCACAGAGTTGTTCTATCCGCCTTCAGCCCTTACTTCCGTGTTATGTTCACATGTGGCCTTCGTGAGTGCAACAATAGAGAAGTATTCCTGCGTGACACCCCTGCAGACAGCCTGGCTCTCCTCTTGAACTACATGTACTGCTCAGAACTTCCTCTCACTAACTCCAATGTACAAGGTATCTCCATCGCAGCTTTTCTCCTGCAGATGGATGACGTCTTCACTCGCTGTCAGCAGCACATGACCGAGAACATGGATGCCTCCAACTGCCTTGGTGTGTATTACTTTGCCCGTGACCTTGGTGCAGAGGAACTGGCTGACCAGGCTCAGCGCTTCCTGAGGCAGTACTTTGTCCAAGTCTGCCAGAGTGAGGAGATCCTGGAGCTGGAGGCTCATCAATTGGCGAAGCTCCTAACTTCTGATGACCTTAATGTTTCCAGAGAAGAGACCATCTTGGATGTGGTACTTCGCTGGGTCAAACACAACCCTTTGATGGATGGAGAGGTTCGTATTCGGCACCTTCCAGAGCTCCTGAGGAAGGTCCGCTTGCCACTGATAAGCCCTGACTACTTAAGGGAGGCAATGAAGAGAAACACAGCCCTGTTGGCTGATGCTGAATGTCTAGAGATGGTGAATGAAGCCTTGGAGGCCACAGCAATGCATCCATCAGCTGCACCGCGCAAACTTAAGCTGCGGTACGGCATGGAGACCACAGATTTGCTACTCTGTGTTGGTAATGACAGTGGTGGGATTAGGTCAAGATATGGCAGCTATGCTGAGCGCAGCTTTTGCTATGCCCCATCCACAGGCCGAACCTACTACATCACTTCACCTCGCTATGCAGAGGCTCTGGGGTATGTGTGTGCCGGGGTTGTAACTGAAAGAAATGACATTATTGTGGCAGGAGAGGCAAGTGCGCGCAGAATGGCCCGTCAGAAGGTCATGAACGTTGAGATCTACAG GTACAAAGTAGAGGCCCAAGGAAGCTGGGAGCGCCTGACTTCAGCCGAGTACCGCGATTCTTATGCCCTGGGATCACTGGGTGACACGCTGTATCTGCTGGGTGGGCAGATGAGGCTGAAGAACCAGTTCCTCATCACTAACTGTGTGGAACGGTGGTCTCTGCAGGGCGGACCCTGGCGGAGTGCAGCACCCCTGCCTATGCCTTTGGCCTATCACAGTGTGGTCAGAATGAAAGATCGCCTTTATGTGATAGGTGGTCGAACCCCACAG TCATACCGGATGGATGATGAGCCCGACCGTCTTAGTAACCGCCTTCTGGAGTATgatccaaacacaaacaagtggACAGAACTAGGTCCCATGAAGTATTCAAAATACCGCTGCAGTGCTGTGGAACTCAATGGTGAAATATACGTGATGG GAGGCATTGGCTGTGAAGGTGTGGACCGTGGGCAGTCACGCCACTGTCTCGATGCTGTGGAGATCTACAATGCAGATGGAGATTACTGGAGGGATGGCCCTCCTCTCCCATGTGCACAACTCTCACTGCGCACCAATGCCTCTAATGCAGGAGTGGTGGGAGGCAAGATTTATGTGTGTGGATATTACAAAGGAGCAG ATCGTCATGACGATATAACAAAGGACATTTTAGAGCTGGACCCATGGGAGAACCGGTGGACAGTGGTGGCTCGACGTGCTCTGATGCATGACAACTATGATGTCTGCTTAGTGGCAAATCTCAACCCAAGGGGACTCATGTCCGCACCGGCAGACTTAGTAAAACTGTGA
- the LOC121178971 gene encoding interactor of HORMAD1 protein 1 has protein sequence MSLSSRTSQQSSQEGSDPRFLSCYQTKPLLFGELKDKTRPFGILDKFEEDRKKAKEKNDSDLFTKEYQHTRETLNNIQQLVDGTERNMAVCQTILEKFDSFASTRKSSKGLMCIILRLRSA, from the exons ATGAGTTTGTCATCCAGGACGTCACAGCAAAGTTCACAAGAA GGGAGTGACCCAAGGTTTTTAAGCTGTTATCAGACTAAGCCTCTCCTGTTTGGAGAACTgaaggacaaaacaagacccTTTGGAATACTGGATAAATTTGAAGAGGACAGgaaaaaggcaaaagaaaaaaatgacag TGATCTTTTCACCAAAGAATATCAACATACCAGAGAAACTCTCAACAAT atcCAACAACTGGTCGATGGCACAGAGAGAAATATGGCAGTGTGCCAAACCATCCTTGAAAAATTTGACAGTTTTGCATCAACACGTAAGTCTTCTAAAGGACTGATGTGTATTATTTTAAGGTTGCGGTCTGCATAG